CGTCTCATGCTTGTCGAGTATAACCCGTCTATCGGCCTCGAGGCAACTTGCCCGCCCCGGCTTGCGCATAAAACCCGAACCGCAGCGGCAAGGTTCCGCGCCGGCCCTGCCGGGCAGAGCGGCCCCGCGTGCACAGGCGGCCTGCCGTTCAGTTGCCGAGCCTCGCTCGAAGCCTGCCCCCCGTCGCGCGCCCGGGCGCCGCGAGGCGCGGCGTCCACTGGGTGCGATCCCTCCTCTACTCCTCTGCTGCAGAACCGTATCTGGCGGCACCCGCACGCCGGTTCCGCGGCCCCCGCGATGCAGGCCGAGGAACAACTTCCTACGGTTCTTATCCTGCAGGTGGCGCGCCAGCGCGCGTGGCGGCAGGGCCCGCCACTCGGGATGGCGCTTTCAACTACGTAGGCGGTGAACCAGGACCAGTCAGGGCAACCCGGCACGGGAAGGGCGGAACCCAGGGACTATGGCACGATCTGCCTGCCTCTGGCATCGAACACGCTCAGGGCATCCACGGGGCATGCGGCGCAGGACCGGATCAAGCGCTCCGCTTCGATCACCGGCGCCTCCGCTTTGAAGGCGGCCACACCCTCGTCATCGAAGTGGAAGACTTCGGCTGCGATGGCCATGCAGTCGCCAAATCCTACGCAGAGGAGCCGGTCGATGCGAATGGTCAACTCGCCGATCCTGCGCTCTACCACGTCGGCCACGAGGCGGTCTTGCGGCTCCGCTGGGTACGTTCAGGGCAGGACGGCGATGGCGTCGATCTCGATCTTGACATCGCGCGGCAGCCGCCCCGCCTGGATGGTCGAGCGCGCAGGCTTGTGATCACCGAAGTAGCGGGCGTACACCTCATTCATGGCGGCGAAATCGTCCATA
This region of Gemmatimonadota bacterium genomic DNA includes:
- a CDS encoding ferredoxin, whose amino-acid sequence is MADVVERRIGELTIRIDRLLCVGFGDCMAIAAEVFHFDDEGVAAFKAEAPVIEAERLIRSCAACPVDALSVFDARGRQIVP